The DNA sequence TTCAAGAAGTTGATTTCCCGATTGAGCGAATTCTTAACCATAGTCCCAAAGCCCTGCTGGAGTTCTTAACGTCAAGGGGTCATAAAGGGATGGATGAATATGCGGAGATTGTTTAAGAGTCGATAGAGAAAAACAAAGCCGACAAAACTCGGACGTTCTGTTCATGTTCGGATTACAGTAGAGTTGTGTGATACAGCTTTTGTAAAGTTAATAGCCCATTACAATTTGACGATAAGAAAACACTGCAATCGTCTAAGCTCATGTAGATTTAAGTAAGATTTGTGGTGAAGTCATTGATTGAGATTTCGTATGGTTAAGAACCTGTTAGCATTCAATATTTCTTTCTTGGTTTTAAAGCGTTATTATGATTTTCTTCATTTGAGTTGCGAGTAACGAACCTTGTTTGATGAGTTTCAAATTCAGTTAACCACTTTCGATTGGAATGGTGTTTCCGGGCTAACAAATGTCTTAATGGTTATTTTGACCGGCTTGTTACTTTATGGGTTAAAGCAGGGATCAAATAATATTAAAGAGTCTGCATTATCTAGAGATGCAGACATTCTAAGATGGGCGATGACCGAGATGGATCATCTTAAGCCTGCAATAAGGCTTATTACTGATGCTCATAAACGTCATCCATATTGTAATTGTCCGAACGAGCATATAAAACATAACGACTGTTATTGGAATGATGAAGAACTTAAGGCTGCTCAAGAGGTCAGCGTTAAGTTACAACGTATCGGTTACATGGCGTTGCATAATCTAATTTCAAGAAATCACTTTATGAATGTTTGGGGCCCAATGTTTTTATCAACTTGGTATGCCCTAGAGCCTTGGGTTAAGCATAAGCGGTTGGATTTAGACGAACCACAGAAAATCGAGGACGGTGCATACTCTCGTATCTATTTAGAGCAGTTTGCCTTGTATTGTGAACAAAATTTACCCCTTGTGTTGGTGAATAATGAGCGAAGAAGGTTTAACTTGCCGATGCACAAACCCTCGCCAGTCACTTTTAAAACTTGGTTGTTAGCTAAGGTAAAAGGCACTAACGAAAAATTAAATATCTGATGTTTTGCAGAGTTACTTACGGTGCATGGGGCTGAGAGAGCATTCTCTTGCCAAGCCCCAAGCCCCAAGCCCCAAGCCCCAAGCCCCAAGCCCCAAGCCCCAAGCCCCAAGCCCCAAGCCCCAAGCCCCAAGCCCCAAGCCCCAAGCCCCAAGCCCCTGGCTCATTAGCTGTTTCCCTTCCAAATTTTAGCTTCCTTGTTATTTCTTTTTGGTATAAATAAATTAATATTTATAACTTCTAAAACGACTCCGTGCTGGTATTATCCTGTTTAGGCCGATTTTTGGTTAACCATGCTTAGATTTTATGTTGAATGAAATGTAGAGTAGGTTGGCATCTTGGTTAATAGCAATTTGATAACATTGGAATAAAACGGAAAGCCATATGTCTACACAGCAAACCCATCTTAAACAACTCGAGGCTGAATCGATTCAGATCATGCGTGAAGTTGCCGCAGAGTTTGAAAACCCCGTGATGCTCTATTCCGTTGGTAAAGACTCTTCTGTGTTGCTGCATCTGGCGCGCAAGGCATTTTATCCCGGCAAGATCCCGTTTCCTTTGCTGCATGTCGACACCAACTGGAAGTTCAAGGAGATGATTGAATTTCGCGATCGCATGGCCAAACAGTATGGGTTCGATCTTATCGTGCATAAGAACCCCCGTGGCCTGGAGATGAACATCTCTCCCTTTACCCATGGCAGTGCCAAACATACGGATATCATGAAGACTGAGGGCCTTAAGCAGGCGCTGGACATGCATGGTTTCGATGCCGCCTTCGGTGGCGCCCGCCGCGACGAAGAGAAGTCCCGCGCCAAGGAGCGCGTCTACTCGTTCCGCGACAGCAAGCATCGCTGGGATCCTAAGAATCAGCGCCCCGAGCTGTGGAATATCTATAACGGCAAGGTCGACAAGGGCGAGAGTATCCGGGTGTTCCCGCTGTCTAACTGGACCGAGCTGGATATCTGGCAATATATCTATCTGGAAAATATCGAGATCCCATCACTGTATCTCGCCGAGCCACGTCCGGTGGTGAAGCGTGATGGCACCTTGATCATGGTTGACGATGAGCGCATGGAGCTCGAGCCTGGTGAAGCCGTAGAGCAGAAGATGGTGCGTTTCAGAACCCTAGGCTGTTATCCGCTCACCGGCGCCGTCGAATCTCAGGCGACAACCCTGCCAGAAATTATTCAGGAGATGCTGCTTTGTACTACCTCAGAGCGTCAGGGACGGGTGATCGATAACGACTCCGCCGGCTCGATGGAAAAGAAGAAGATGGAAGGTTACTTCTAACTTAAGGCATCGCATTGATGGCCCATTGGCCAGGTACGCAGCAGATAACGAATACGAGAAACACCATGACGACTGAAAACACATTATTGCAGACCGACATCGAAGGTTACCTAAAGCTTCACGAAAACAAAGATATGTTGCGTATCTTGACCTGTGGCAGCGTGGATGATGGTAAGTCGACCCTGATCGGCCGCTTGCTGTTCGATAGCAAGATGATCTTCGAAGATCAGATGGCGGCTATCGAGAAAGATTCCAAGCGTTTTAACACCACAGATCAGGCCTTTGACTTGGCGCTTCTGGTAGATGGTCTGCAGTCGGAGCGCGAGCAGGGGATCACTATCGATGTGGCCTACCGCTACTTTGCCACCGAGCAGCGTAAATTTATCATCGCCGACACCCCAGGCCATGAGCAGTACACACGCAACATGGCCACAGGTGCGTCGACATCCGATCTGGCCATTATTCTGATCGATGCCCGTCATGGGGTGCAGGTACAGACACGTCGTCACAGCTATATCTGTTCACAGCTGGGCATCAAGCACGTAATCATCGCCATCAACAAGATGGATGCGGTCGGCTACGACCAGGGGATTTATCAGGGGATCAAGAAGGCCTATCGCGAGTTTGCCAAAGATCTTGCCTTTACCGACGTGCGCTTCGTGCCGATCTCGGCGCTCAAGGGCGACAACGTAGTGAACGAGAGCGAGAACATGACCTGGTATCCAGGTTCGACCCTGATCAAGCTGCTCAACACGGTTTCTGTTGAGCAGGATAGGAGCGAATCGTTCCGCTTCCAGGTGCAATATGTCAATCGTCCAAACCTGGATTTCAGGGGCTTCTGCGGCACAGTGGCATCGGGCGAGATCCGTGTCGGTGACACCATCGCCGCCTTGCCATCGGGCAAAGAGAGCCGCATCAAGTCAATCGTGACCTTCGACGGCGAGCTCGAAAAGGCTGTGGCAGGGCAGGCGGTGACCTTAACGCTCACCGATGAGATAGACGTCAGCCGCGGCGACATGTTGGTGCGCCCCCACGATAAGCCTAACTCGACCACTCATTTCGAGGCCGACGTGGTGTGGATGACCGAAGAGCCCCTGTGTGTAGACCGAGAGTATGCGCTTAAGCTTGGCAGCAAGGCGGTATACGGCTATGCCGATGCCATCAACTATAAGGTGGATATCAACCATTTGACCCAGCACAGCGCCCAGCAACTGGCCCTGAACGAGATGGGCAACTGTCACTTCTCGGTTACCGAGCCTGTGCAGTTTGACGCCTATGAA is a window from the Shewanella loihica PV-4 genome containing:
- the cysD gene encoding sulfate adenylyltransferase subunit CysD, which produces MSTQQTHLKQLEAESIQIMREVAAEFENPVMLYSVGKDSSVLLHLARKAFYPGKIPFPLLHVDTNWKFKEMIEFRDRMAKQYGFDLIVHKNPRGLEMNISPFTHGSAKHTDIMKTEGLKQALDMHGFDAAFGGARRDEEKSRAKERVYSFRDSKHRWDPKNQRPELWNIYNGKVDKGESIRVFPLSNWTELDIWQYIYLENIEIPSLYLAEPRPVVKRDGTLIMVDDERMELEPGEAVEQKMVRFRTLGCYPLTGAVESQATTLPEIIQEMLLCTTSERQGRVIDNDSAGSMEKKKMEGYF
- the cysN gene encoding sulfate adenylyltransferase subunit CysN translates to MTTENTLLQTDIEGYLKLHENKDMLRILTCGSVDDGKSTLIGRLLFDSKMIFEDQMAAIEKDSKRFNTTDQAFDLALLVDGLQSEREQGITIDVAYRYFATEQRKFIIADTPGHEQYTRNMATGASTSDLAIILIDARHGVQVQTRRHSYICSQLGIKHVIIAINKMDAVGYDQGIYQGIKKAYREFAKDLAFTDVRFVPISALKGDNVVNESENMTWYPGSTLIKLLNTVSVEQDRSESFRFQVQYVNRPNLDFRGFCGTVASGEIRVGDTIAALPSGKESRIKSIVTFDGELEKAVAGQAVTLTLTDEIDVSRGDMLVRPHDKPNSTTHFEADVVWMTEEPLCVDREYALKLGSKAVYGYADAINYKVDINHLTQHSAQQLALNEMGNCHFSVTEPVQFDAYEDNRATGAFIIIDRLTNVTVGAGMIRKAIDAGKGKQREISAFELEMNALVRKHFPHWGVKDISKA